The proteins below come from a single Fastidiosipila sanguinis genomic window:
- the cdaA gene encoding diadenylate cyclase CdaA, giving the protein MSTLNNFWNALLNELQNGLFYFNGPLDLIVAIFDIAVTTFLIYFVLKLISETQAWQLLKGIVAVVIFVIIGGFLGLKTINYVLINFASVFAIALIIIFQPEMRRALETVGRKSSNIFSASGDRVSSESDVRQVVESIVVACAEMAKTKTGALIIIERETKLGDLIESGAVVIDADLTSTMLRQIFYVNSPMHDGAVIIRGGRIYATRVHVPLSESYHLKRELGTRHRAAIGASEIGDAISVVVSEERGTISISIHGRLYTLDDADSLRAILIRLLSTNNQDSSNLPNQLRKILRIDKTEKSAKAQLDTEKGDDTFDDIEELKMIEEHGSKHISGLEVTDKPHRRKLGIFSISLATALALWLFVRITTNPVVQKTFTVPIQTVGIENLYERQLDFYMGENSVRVSIKGRQEMLNSLQPKQIDASVNFNSINQAGTYNLETKVEIEGISSYAYTAFREPTHVSVIINQVGKTETTEDDKTGGTTFSTTATGSNEGNSEQAQNNQNEDNNK; this is encoded by the coding sequence ATGAGTACATTAAATAATTTTTGGAATGCATTATTAAATGAACTACAAAATGGTTTGTTTTACTTTAATGGACCTTTGGATCTCATTGTCGCTATTTTTGATATTGCCGTAACAACTTTTCTAATATATTTTGTTTTGAAATTGATCAGTGAAACTCAGGCCTGGCAGCTTTTAAAAGGTATAGTTGCTGTAGTTATTTTTGTTATTATTGGTGGTTTTTTAGGGCTTAAGACAATTAATTATGTTTTGATTAATTTTGCCTCGGTTTTCGCAATAGCTTTGATTATTATTTTCCAACCAGAGATGAGGCGAGCCCTCGAAACGGTTGGACGTAAGTCCAGTAATATTTTCTCAGCAAGTGGAGATAGGGTCAGTTCAGAGAGTGACGTGCGTCAAGTAGTTGAATCCATCGTTGTAGCGTGTGCAGAGATGGCCAAAACCAAGACAGGTGCCCTGATAATAATTGAACGTGAGACTAAACTAGGTGACTTAATAGAGTCCGGTGCAGTAGTTATTGATGCTGATCTAACTAGTACAATGCTGAGACAAATTTTCTATGTCAATTCTCCAATGCATGATGGTGCCGTAATTATTCGAGGAGGCAGGATCTATGCTACTAGAGTACACGTTCCGCTAAGTGAAAGTTACCACCTTAAGAGAGAATTAGGTACACGTCATAGAGCAGCTATTGGAGCTAGTGAAATTGGTGATGCAATTTCAGTCGTAGTTTCAGAGGAGAGAGGAACTATCTCAATTAGTATTCATGGACGTTTATATACATTAGATGATGCTGATTCCTTACGTGCGATTTTAATTAGATTACTAAGTACTAATAATCAAGATTCAAGTAACTTGCCAAATCAATTACGTAAAATTCTTAGAATTGATAAGACAGAAAAATCTGCAAAAGCTCAATTAGATACCGAAAAAGGTGACGACACCTTTGATGATATTGAAGAGCTCAAGATGATTGAAGAGCACGGATCTAAGCACATAAGTGGACTAGAAGTTACTGATAAACCTCATAGACGTAAGTTAGGTATTTTCTCTATTTCTTTAGCAACAGCTTTAGCCTTATGGTTATTCGTCAGAATTACGACAAACCCTGTTGTCCAAAAAACATTTACGGTTCCTATACAAACAGTAGGAATAGAGAATTTATATGAAAGACAACTAGATTTCTACATGGGTGAAAATAGCGTGCGTGTTTCGATCAAGGGTAGACAAGAGATGTTAAATTCACTGCAACCAAAACAGATAGATGCGAGCGTTAATTTCAATAGCATTAACCAAGCAGGTACATATAACTTGGAAACAAAAGTTGAAATTGAAGGTATCAGCAGTTATGCGTATACAGCTTTCAGAGAACCTACACATGTTTCAGTAATTATTAATCAAGTTGGTAAAACTGAGACAACTGAAGATGATAAAACCGGAGGTACAACCTTTAGCACCACAGCTACAGGTAGTAATGAGGGTAATTCAGAACAAGCACAAAATAATCAAAACGAGGATAACAATAAGTAG
- a CDS encoding DUF1846 domain-containing protein: MQKGFDNDKYVDLQSRYILERVEQSEKLYLEFGGKLFGDLHAMRVLPGFDPDAKIKILQELREQAEIIICIYAGDIAENKIREDYGISYEDEVLRMIDEFRSRQLSVNSVVVTRYSENKAVQIFKSRLERRNIKVYLHEATQGYPLDVDTIVSESGYGQNEYIQTDKKLVVVTAPGPNSGKLGICLSQLYHEIARGKKAGYAKFETFPVWNLPLKHPVNVAYEAATADLLDVNMIDPYHLEAYGEYAINYNRDIEAFPLVRRILNKIFDGESPYKSPTDMGVNQVGNCIIDDEVVKDAANQEIIRRYLHTASAYRRGTTGEEPYQRTKLLMDEMQLTEEDRLVVKPARDYAKLLKEERPDLYPEDKTPRVTALELPNGLIVTGKGSKQMSSISAAIINAIKVMTGLADPIHLLSPVVLEPVHYLKEDILGQRENSLSALEILITLSISAATNPMAREALDALRNLRGCQAHSTVLLNKNDEEICSQLGIEHTSDPVFGANTLFY; this comes from the coding sequence ATGCAAAAAGGCTTCGACAATGATAAATATGTTGACTTGCAAAGTAGATATATTTTGGAAAGAGTTGAGCAAAGTGAGAAGCTATATTTAGAGTTTGGTGGTAAATTATTTGGCGATTTGCATGCTATGCGTGTTTTGCCAGGTTTCGATCCGGATGCGAAAATTAAGATTCTGCAAGAGCTGAGAGAACAAGCTGAAATTATCATATGTATTTATGCAGGCGACATTGCTGAGAATAAAATACGTGAAGATTATGGCATAAGCTATGAAGATGAAGTTCTGAGAATGATTGATGAATTCAGATCTCGTCAATTGAGTGTAAATAGTGTTGTTGTTACTAGATATTCAGAAAATAAGGCTGTGCAAATTTTCAAGAGTCGTCTAGAACGTCGTAATATTAAAGTTTATTTACATGAAGCCACCCAAGGATATCCTCTAGATGTAGATACTATCGTTAGTGAATCAGGCTATGGTCAAAATGAATATATTCAAACAGATAAGAAACTTGTAGTTGTGACAGCACCAGGTCCTAACTCTGGAAAATTAGGGATTTGCTTGAGTCAGCTTTATCACGAGATTGCAAGAGGGAAAAAAGCTGGATACGCTAAATTCGAGACCTTCCCTGTATGGAATTTACCATTAAAACATCCAGTAAACGTAGCTTATGAAGCAGCTACAGCTGATTTATTAGATGTAAACATGATTGATCCATATCACCTGGAAGCCTATGGAGAGTATGCAATAAATTACAACCGTGACATTGAAGCATTTCCTCTAGTAAGAAGAATTTTGAATAAAATTTTTGACGGTGAGTCACCATATAAATCTCCAACAGATATGGGTGTCAATCAGGTAGGTAACTGTATAATTGATGATGAAGTTGTTAAGGATGCAGCAAATCAAGAGATTATTCGTAGGTACCTACATACTGCAAGTGCATATCGTAGAGGTACCACAGGTGAAGAGCCTTATCAAAGAACTAAACTTCTCATGGATGAAATGCAGCTGACTGAAGAGGATCGTTTAGTAGTTAAGCCAGCAAGAGACTATGCTAAGCTCCTCAAAGAAGAAAGACCAGATTTGTATCCAGAGGATAAAACACCACGAGTAACAGCCTTAGAATTACCTAATGGATTAATTGTTACAGGTAAAGGCTCCAAACAAATGAGCTCTATTTCGGCAGCGATTATTAATGCAATAAAAGTCATGACAGGGCTGGCTGATCCAATTCACTTATTGTCACCAGTTGTTTTGGAACCGGTGCATTACTTGAAAGAAGACATTCTAGGGCAGAGAGAAAATAGCTTAAGTGCACTGGAAATTCTCATTACTTTGAGTATTTCTGCAGCTACTAATCCAATGGCACGAGAAGCTTTGGATGCTCTAAGAAATTTAAGAGGCTGCCAAGCTCATTCCACAGTTTTGTTAAACAAGAATGATGAAGAAATTTGTAGTCAATTGGGTATAGAACATACTAGTGATCCAGTATTTGGTGCAAATACTTTATTCTATTAA
- the thrS gene encoding threonine--tRNA ligase encodes MKITLPDGSIREYEQEEIRAIDLAYDISPGLGREACAVTINGVDKDIRTVINEDSEVTIHKFDSKQGKEAFWHTTAHVMAQAIKRIYPETKISIGPPIENGFYYDLDREGGFGDTEIEKIEAEMKNIIKEGFELDYFELSREEALKLMEEREEPYKIELINDIPEGDTISFYKQGEFVDLCHGPHIMTVKPIKAFKLTSVAGAYWRGNENNKMLTRIYGISFPKKSRLDEYLEMLEEAKRRDHRKIGKELGLFMFLEESPGMPFYLPNGTILRNQLIEYIRGLLVKNNYHEIITPIFMNRALWERSGHWDKYQDKMFISEADDDIYAIKPMNCPGCVLVYNSQPHSYRDLPLRISEFGLDHRFEQSGELHGLMRVREFTQDDAHIFLTLDQIKDEIKNLVALVDEVYSKFGFTYHIELSTRPENSIGSEEEWNSAEAALQEACDELELNYVINPGDGAFYGPKLDFHLRDSLNRTWQCGTVQLDFQLPQRFEVEYVGSDGEKHRPVMIHRAILGSFERFIGTITEHFAGKFPTWLAPQQVRILPITDRHNEYGNKLKSELEDCGVRVHLDDRNEKVGYKIREAQADKVPYMLIIGDQEQESGTVSLRLRDHTANETLEFNDFKDKLVEEIKNKTMDSSFL; translated from the coding sequence ATGAAAATTACATTGCCAGACGGTTCAATCCGTGAGTATGAACAAGAAGAGATACGTGCGATAGATTTGGCATACGATATAAGCCCAGGCTTGGGAAGAGAAGCTTGTGCAGTAACTATTAATGGTGTCGATAAGGACATTCGTACTGTTATTAATGAGGACAGTGAAGTTACTATCCATAAGTTTGACTCCAAACAAGGTAAGGAAGCTTTTTGGCATACAACTGCACACGTAATGGCTCAAGCTATTAAGAGAATTTATCCAGAGACTAAGATTTCTATTGGACCACCAATTGAGAATGGTTTCTACTATGACTTGGATAGAGAAGGTGGTTTCGGTGATACAGAGATAGAGAAGATCGAAGCTGAGATGAAAAATATCATCAAGGAAGGTTTCGAACTTGACTACTTCGAATTAAGCCGTGAAGAAGCTCTCAAATTAATGGAAGAGCGTGAAGAGCCATACAAGATAGAGCTCATTAATGATATTCCTGAAGGTGATACTATCAGTTTCTACAAACAAGGTGAGTTTGTTGACCTTTGTCATGGACCACACATCATGACAGTTAAACCAATCAAGGCTTTCAAATTAACTAGCGTTGCTGGTGCATACTGGCGTGGTAATGAGAATAATAAGATGCTTACTCGTATTTATGGTATTTCTTTCCCTAAGAAATCACGATTGGATGAGTATCTAGAGATGTTAGAAGAAGCTAAGCGTCGTGACCATAGAAAAATTGGTAAAGAACTTGGCTTATTCATGTTCCTGGAAGAAAGTCCAGGAATGCCATTCTACTTACCAAATGGTACAATTTTGAGAAATCAACTAATTGAATATATTCGTGGATTGTTAGTGAAAAATAATTATCATGAAATTATTACTCCAATATTCATGAATAGAGCATTGTGGGAGAGATCTGGTCACTGGGATAAATATCAAGACAAGATGTTTATCAGTGAGGCAGATGATGATATCTACGCAATTAAACCAATGAACTGCCCAGGTTGTGTACTAGTTTATAACTCACAACCACATTCATATAGAGATTTACCATTACGTATTTCTGAATTTGGTTTGGATCATAGGTTCGAGCAATCAGGAGAATTGCACGGTTTGATGAGAGTTAGAGAATTTACTCAAGATGATGCTCACATTTTCTTGACATTAGATCAGATCAAAGATGAGATCAAGAATCTTGTTGCTTTAGTTGATGAAGTTTATAGCAAATTTGGATTTACCTATCACATTGAGCTATCTACACGTCCGGAGAACTCTATTGGTTCTGAGGAAGAGTGGAATAGTGCAGAGGCTGCATTACAAGAAGCTTGTGATGAGCTCGAATTAAACTATGTAATTAATCCAGGAGATGGTGCTTTCTACGGTCCTAAACTAGACTTCCATTTAAGAGACTCCCTAAATCGTACCTGGCAATGTGGTACTGTTCAGCTAGATTTCCAATTGCCACAACGATTCGAAGTTGAATATGTAGGTAGTGATGGTGAGAAACATAGACCAGTTATGATTCACCGTGCAATCTTAGGGTCTTTCGAGAGATTCATCGGAACTATTACCGAGCACTTCGCAGGTAAGTTCCCAACCTGGCTAGCTCCACAACAAGTTAGAATTTTGCCAATTACAGATAGACATAATGAATATGGTAATAAGCTCAAGAGTGAACTTGAAGATTGTGGTGTAAGAGTACATCTAGACGATAGAAATGAGAAAGTCGGTTACAAGATCCGTGAAGCCCAAGCTGATAAGGTCCCATACATGTTAATTATTGGTGATCAAGAGCAAGAATCCGGAACAGTTTCACTAAGACTTCGTGACCATACTGCCAATGAGACCTTAGAATTTAATGACTTTAAAGATAAACTCGTAGAAGAAATCAAGAACAAAACTATGGATTCATCTTTCTTATAA
- a CDS encoding glycogen debranching protein, whose protein sequence is MTSNNYTETVLKPLEIWYGHPVRPGFYDKNGAHAVNANSVSFTIHSELATEINLLLFEKGASEPFSVIPYPKRYKVGDVYSMTVFDLDIENLEYCFSIDGPWNPEEGLIFDREKTVVDQYARRIEVYSQEDNKYPYRAKVMLDDFDWGDSLSPEIPNNEMIIYEMHVRGFTKNPNSNVRHPGTFSGLIEKIPYLKSLGVNVVELMPIFQFDTHAENRTHNGQDLKDYWGYNPMAFFAVNPAYDSREYGIIEGYEFKSLVKALHDNGMQVFLDVVFNHTTEGNEQGPYISFKGIDNQTYYMLTPEGHYYNFSGCGNTLNCNNPIVRQMILECLRYWVVNYRIDGFRFDLASILGRDKEGTPLSNPPLLESLAYDPILKNVELIAEAWDAGGLYQVGSFPAYSRWGELNGRYRDTMRQFLKGDNGKVWEAAQCLTGSRDLYPVESRGKYASVNFITCHDGFTLKDLYSYNDKHNEDNGWNNTDGDSNNNSWNCGVEGETDNEEINFLRKKLMLNACVCLLGSTGIPMINAGDEFARTQFGNNNPYCQDNEISWIDWSLLEKNKEIFSFWKNMIAFRKQHPVLRANAEAARCGLPETSFHGEKQWYMDTDYDSHYLGIMYAGRAENNRNDEVIYLAINTGWENKTIELPSLPNGEYWYEVINTDNPLGEEFSPDIEESSVLYDYLSVKARSVVVLIAYPLDSPEAAEEAKAEMASKFHKRQKAKSKLYNYYLQDNIESGKQTAWGVPPEQMQEI, encoded by the coding sequence ATGACGAGCAATAACTATACTGAAACAGTTTTGAAACCTTTAGAAATCTGGTACGGACATCCTGTCCGTCCAGGTTTTTATGATAAAAATGGTGCCCATGCTGTGAATGCTAACTCTGTGAGTTTTACTATACACTCTGAATTAGCAACAGAAATTAATTTGCTCTTGTTTGAAAAAGGTGCAAGTGAGCCTTTTTCAGTTATACCTTATCCAAAACGCTACAAAGTTGGAGATGTCTACTCAATGACAGTCTTTGACTTAGATATCGAAAATTTAGAGTATTGCTTCAGTATTGATGGACCTTGGAATCCGGAAGAAGGATTGATTTTTGATCGTGAAAAAACAGTAGTCGATCAATATGCAAGGCGAATCGAGGTATATAGTCAAGAAGATAATAAATATCCGTATCGAGCAAAAGTCATGCTAGATGATTTCGATTGGGGGGATTCACTTTCGCCAGAAATCCCTAATAACGAGATGATTATTTATGAAATGCATGTGCGTGGCTTTACCAAGAATCCTAATTCTAACGTCCGTCATCCAGGAACTTTTTCGGGTTTGATTGAGAAAATTCCATATCTCAAATCTCTGGGTGTAAATGTGGTTGAGCTTATGCCAATTTTTCAGTTCGATACGCATGCTGAGAATAGAACCCATAATGGACAAGATTTGAAAGATTACTGGGGCTATAATCCTATGGCTTTCTTTGCTGTGAATCCAGCTTATGACTCTCGGGAATACGGCATTATTGAAGGTTATGAATTTAAATCTCTGGTCAAAGCTTTGCACGACAATGGTATGCAAGTTTTCCTTGATGTTGTCTTTAACCATACGACCGAAGGTAATGAGCAAGGGCCTTATATAAGTTTCAAGGGGATAGATAACCAAACGTATTACATGCTTACTCCAGAAGGGCATTATTATAACTTTTCTGGTTGTGGTAATACCTTGAACTGTAATAACCCTATAGTTAGACAAATGATTTTGGAATGTTTAAGGTACTGGGTAGTTAATTACAGAATTGATGGTTTTCGTTTTGATCTGGCTTCAATTTTGGGTAGAGATAAAGAGGGTACACCTTTGAGTAACCCACCATTGCTTGAATCTTTAGCTTATGATCCTATCCTCAAAAATGTTGAACTAATAGCAGAAGCGTGGGATGCAGGCGGATTGTACCAGGTAGGATCTTTCCCAGCCTACTCTAGATGGGGAGAATTGAATGGTCGCTACAGAGATACAATGAGACAATTTCTCAAGGGAGATAATGGCAAAGTTTGGGAAGCAGCTCAGTGCTTAACTGGATCAAGAGATCTTTATCCGGTAGAGAGCAGGGGTAAATATGCTTCTGTAAACTTTATTACCTGTCATGATGGATTTACGCTCAAAGATTTATATTCCTATAACGATAAACACAATGAAGATAATGGCTGGAACAACACTGACGGCGATAGTAATAATAATAGCTGGAACTGTGGTGTTGAAGGTGAGACAGATAACGAAGAAATTAATTTCTTGCGCAAGAAACTGATGCTTAATGCATGTGTTTGTTTACTGGGCTCAACTGGTATTCCAATGATAAATGCAGGTGATGAATTCGCAAGAACGCAATTTGGAAATAACAACCCTTATTGCCAGGATAATGAGATTTCTTGGATTGATTGGAGTTTATTGGAGAAAAACAAGGAAATTTTTAGCTTCTGGAAGAATATGATAGCTTTCCGAAAACAGCATCCTGTGTTGAGAGCAAATGCTGAAGCAGCAAGATGCGGTTTGCCTGAGACGAGTTTCCATGGTGAAAAACAATGGTACATGGACACAGATTATGATTCTCACTATTTAGGTATTATGTATGCTGGTCGTGCAGAAAATAATCGAAATGATGAAGTTATTTATCTTGCCATTAATACAGGTTGGGAGAATAAGACCATAGAACTCCCAAGCTTGCCTAATGGTGAATATTGGTATGAAGTTATAAATACGGATAACCCTCTCGGAGAAGAGTTTTCTCCTGATATTGAAGAGAGTAGTGTGCTCTATGACTATTTATCTGTAAAAGCTAGATCAGTGGTTGTTTTGATAGCATATCCTCTGGACTCACCAGAGGCCGCCGAAGAGGCAAAAGCTGAAATGGCAAGCAAATTCCATAAACGCCAAAAAGCTAAATCTAAACTCTATAATTATTATTTACAAGATAATATAGAGAGCGGAAAGCAAACAGCTTGGGGAGTGCCACCAGAGCAGATGCAAGAGATTTAG
- a CDS encoding threonine aldolase family protein, with protein MGKTLHFLNDYESLGHENVLQKLQERWSEYYRGYGFDTVSEKVREQIRKFTNRPQASTYFVAGGTLTNLLACSAFLRPFESIIATDTAHISNMEAGAIEATGHRIINGSNVNGKLTPATIEKIVKENQAETKTVPRLVFLANSSETGTVYTEAEIAAISKVCKQYDLFLFMDGARLGFAMASDKQDLSLESIAKYCDVFYIGGTKNGAIYGEALVITDPELDRNFIHAQKNRGALLAKTYAVAMQFEALFADENLNEVQDFSETLYMKNAIHANKMGRLLAEAFVEAGYELAYPTESNQVFVYLPLSLCEELSDKVSFEISEKLENKARCRFVTTYRNTEADIEELAKLI; from the coding sequence ATGGGAAAAACGCTACATTTTTTGAATGATTACGAAAGCCTAGGTCATGAAAATGTCCTGCAAAAACTCCAAGAACGTTGGAGTGAATATTATCGTGGTTACGGATTCGATACAGTAAGTGAGAAGGTCAGAGAACAAATTAGAAAGTTCACCAACCGTCCTCAGGCAAGTACCTATTTTGTTGCAGGTGGTACTTTAACTAATTTACTAGCCTGCTCAGCGTTTCTCAGACCTTTTGAGTCAATAATTGCCACAGATACAGCACATATATCTAATATGGAAGCAGGTGCTATAGAAGCAACAGGGCATAGAATTATTAATGGTTCCAATGTAAATGGAAAACTCACTCCTGCTACTATAGAGAAAATTGTTAAAGAGAATCAAGCTGAGACCAAGACTGTACCACGTTTAGTTTTTCTCGCAAATTCTAGTGAAACTGGAACCGTTTATACAGAAGCTGAGATTGCAGCAATCTCTAAAGTATGTAAACAGTATGATTTATTTTTATTCATGGATGGAGCCAGATTAGGTTTCGCTATGGCAAGTGATAAGCAAGATTTAAGCCTAGAGAGCATTGCTAAGTATTGTGATGTGTTTTACATTGGTGGGACTAAGAATGGTGCCATTTATGGAGAAGCTTTAGTAATAACTGATCCGGAATTGGATAGGAACTTTATTCATGCACAAAAAAACAGAGGCGCTCTTTTGGCAAAAACTTATGCAGTCGCTATGCAGTTTGAGGCGTTGTTTGCAGATGAGAACTTAAATGAAGTCCAAGATTTCTCCGAGACCTTGTATATGAAAAATGCTATACATGCGAATAAAATGGGAAGACTACTTGCAGAGGCTTTTGTCGAGGCTGGCTATGAATTGGCATATCCAACAGAGAGTAATCAGGTCTTTGTTTACTTGCCATTGAGTTTGTGTGAAGAATTGTCCGATAAAGTAAGTTTCGAGATCTCCGAGAAGCTAGAAAATAAGGCTAGATGTAGATTTGTAACTACATATAGAAATACTGAAGCAGATATAGAAGAGCTGGCTAAGTTGATTTAG
- a CDS encoding mechanosensitive ion channel family protein encodes MSLLLMLEKILNIENMKLVLLIETALILFVLLILFLLKGKLAHLVINTFSKFIKNEYRPDLYKIKADIEHPVSWIIFSVIVLFLIPVIPNLPASVAIFFSNVLKSIMFIAIAHTLLDVLDLIINRVIKKDIEKHVDSYRGDNRTALQYLGVIIKTVIIIFVAFSVAELWMDNVQSLLAGLGIGGIALALAAQDTASNLVAGLAIMLDKPFDVGDWVETDAGSAFVAGSVEHIGLRSCRVRADDGTLLTVPNSVMGGNVIVNGTKRSQRLSSMQIPISISTSADKLEQFRNELTEILEKDEHVVGDIKLNLVDFAPGAYIYHLRYTTSSDYTQHLIAKNSVNTKIVKLLADLDIGISNNVVYKIK; translated from the coding sequence ATGAGTTTATTGTTGATGCTAGAAAAAATACTTAACATTGAAAATATGAAGCTAGTTCTTTTGATTGAAACAGCTTTGATTCTATTTGTGTTATTAATTTTGTTTTTGTTAAAAGGCAAGCTAGCTCATTTGGTGATAAATACTTTCTCTAAATTTATTAAAAATGAATATAGACCTGATCTTTATAAAATCAAGGCAGACATAGAACATCCTGTGTCCTGGATAATATTTTCAGTAATAGTTTTATTCCTTATTCCAGTAATACCTAATTTGCCTGCTAGTGTAGCTATATTTTTTAGCAATGTATTAAAATCTATAATGTTTATTGCGATAGCTCATACATTATTGGATGTTCTAGACCTAATTATTAATAGAGTAATTAAGAAAGATATTGAGAAACATGTTGATTCTTATAGAGGTGACAACAGAACAGCCTTGCAATATTTAGGCGTTATTATCAAGACTGTGATAATAATTTTCGTAGCTTTCTCAGTGGCTGAATTGTGGATGGATAATGTTCAAAGTCTGTTAGCAGGACTTGGTATAGGTGGTATAGCTTTGGCCTTGGCTGCCCAAGATACTGCGTCTAACTTAGTAGCAGGTTTGGCAATAATGTTGGATAAACCATTCGATGTAGGGGACTGGGTTGAGACTGATGCAGGGTCAGCTTTTGTCGCAGGTAGTGTAGAGCATATAGGCTTACGTTCATGTAGAGTTAGAGCTGATGATGGTACACTTTTGACTGTCCCAAATTCAGTAATGGGTGGCAACGTAATTGTTAATGGTACCAAGAGAAGCCAACGCTTGAGTAGTATGCAGATTCCAATAAGTATTAGTACTAGTGCAGATAAATTAGAGCAATTTAGAAATGAGCTGACAGAGATCTTAGAAAAAGACGAACATGTTGTAGGTGATATTAAACTTAATTTAGTAGACTTCGCCCCAGGCGCTTATATATACCATTTGAGATATACCACGAGTTCCGACTATACCCAGCATCTAATTGCTAAGAATAGTGTTAATACAAAGATCGTTAAATTATTGGCAGACTTAGATATTGGGATAAGTAATAACGTGGTGTACAAAATAAAGTAG
- a CDS encoding mechanosensitive ion channel family protein — translation MVVKLALENILNTENIKVFYLLEIVLILVLIFVLCLAKNRLARLAVDIIFKVFKSESDYKLEVKEAKANLERPVSWMIFSGVTLLLIPLSSVLSANMYIYNFFMKLFQTIFIIARTYVVIILLDLFIRIINEKRKNKNSYQDYVETAGKTPLFYLGVIIKAVLIILAGLEVFKLWSDSKGNILAGIVISIIVAVLVLRDAVANLIAGLTILLQKPFDMGDWIETNAKSGFVAGRVENIGLLSSNVRSDDGTIKKLPNSEIVNNFNVSNDREERSSVIKVPISINTSSDKMEEFKLGVTEILGREEYVLRNIKISSMNFNDLAYIYDIRFTTNLDYEKHILLKKNINTKIDKLLKDLEIETSKNTMYKLN, via the coding sequence ATGGTGGTTAAATTAGCGCTAGAAAACATCCTAAATACAGAAAATATTAAAGTGTTTTATCTGTTAGAGATAGTATTAATTTTAGTATTAATTTTTGTTTTGTGTTTAGCAAAAAATAGACTAGCTCGCTTGGCTGTAGATATTATTTTTAAAGTTTTCAAAAGTGAAAGTGATTATAAGTTAGAGGTTAAAGAAGCTAAAGCAAATCTAGAGCGTCCAGTTTCTTGGATGATTTTTTCAGGAGTAACTTTGCTACTTATCCCATTATCATCCGTCCTGTCTGCTAATATGTACATCTATAATTTTTTTATGAAGCTGTTTCAGACAATTTTTATTATAGCTAGAACTTATGTAGTAATTATTTTGCTGGATTTGTTTATTAGGATTATTAATGAGAAGAGAAAAAATAAAAACAGTTACCAAGATTATGTCGAGACGGCGGGGAAAACTCCTCTGTTTTACCTAGGAGTCATAATCAAAGCTGTCTTAATAATTCTGGCAGGACTAGAAGTGTTTAAGCTTTGGTCAGATAGTAAGGGAAATATATTAGCTGGGATAGTTATAAGTATAATTGTTGCAGTTTTAGTGCTACGAGATGCTGTAGCCAATTTAATAGCAGGGTTGACAATATTATTGCAGAAGCCTTTTGATATGGGTGATTGGATTGAGACCAATGCTAAATCAGGTTTTGTGGCAGGTCGTGTGGAAAATATAGGTTTATTATCCTCTAACGTTAGAAGTGATGACGGCACAATCAAGAAATTACCAAACTCAGAGATTGTTAATAACTTTAATGTAAGTAATGATAGAGAAGAACGCTCAAGTGTTATAAAAGTACCAATAAGTATTAATACCAGTTCAGATAAAATGGAAGAGTTTAAACTTGGAGTAACTGAAATTTTGGGAAGAGAAGAATATGTATTGAGGAATATTAAAATATCTTCCATGAATTTCAATGATCTTGCCTACATTTATGACATTAGATTCACGACCAATTTAGATTACGAAAAGCACATTCTACTTAAGAAAAATATAAATACAAAGATAGATAAATTATTGAAAGATTTAGAAATTGAAACAAGTAAAAACACTATGTACAAATTAAATTAA